GAAGATCATCACTGCGGGCCAGGTGGCGTTCGGTGTTATCGGCGCGTTCTTGGTGGTCTATTACGTGTTCCCGGGCCTGGTGGCGCTCACGGCCCTCCTGCTTTACATCTTGTTCACGCTGACGGCGCTCAAGCTGATCGGCGCAACCTTCTCGCTGGCGGCGATTGCGGGATTCATCCTCTCCGTGGGCATGGCTGTCGACGCCAACATCCTGGTGTTTGAACGTCTGAAAGAAGAGCTTCGCGCAGGCAAGACCCTTCAGGCTTCGATTGACCTCGGGTTCCGGCGCGCCCTGCCGGCGATTTTCGACTCGAACGCTTGTACCATCCTCACGTCCCTGGTCCTCCTGGCGTTGGGTACCGGCCCAGTCAAGGGGTTCGCGACGACCCTGATCATCGGTGTGGCGATCTCATTGTTCACGGCGGTTACGGTCACCCGGCTGCTGCTGAACTTCCTCGTGGGATCCGGCCTCGGGGCCAATCCCAAGTGGTACGGCTTGAGCCGGCAGTGGTTCGGTGAGCACCTGGAAGCGGGCGCCATGCACAAGCCCCTGGCGATCGTCGAAAAGCGCAACTGGTTCTTTGCCATTTCGATCTTGACGATCATCCCCGGCGCGATCGCGCTGGCGATGGGCGGCATCAAGCCGAACGTCGAATTCAGCGGCGGCTACACGGCCAAGTTCAACAACGCTTCGAAGCACTTGACGATGAACCAGGTTCAATCAAGCCTCGAAGCGGGGGGCATTAAGGGCACCAACATCCGGATCGGCAACGACGGGATCGTGGACTTCCTTGAGGTGACGGCCCCCGGGCAGGCCATTGGAGACAAAACCGACGAGGCCAAGGCGAAGGTCGCTTCCGCGTCAGGCTACGAGCCAAGCGAGATCATCGAGTTCACCGAGGTCGGCCCGATGGTGCAGGCTGAAACGGTGCGAAACGCCATTCTTGGCGTGATCTATAGTGCCGCGCTGATCGTGCTCTACTTGGGCATCCGGTTTGGCTTCGCCCTGGGCGGCTTTGCCATTGGCCTTCGATTCAGTGTCGCCGCGATTGGCGCCATGCTGCACGACGTCCTCGTGGTGCTTGGCCTTGCGGCGATCTTCGGCATGGCGATGGGCTGGGAGATCAGTTCGCTATTCATCACGGCGATGCTGACGATGATCGGCTTCTCCACCCACGACACCATCGTCATCTTTGACCGAATTCGCGAGAACCTCCGCCGGCACCTGCCCGGTGAGGACATCGGCAACCTGATCAACAAGTCCATCACCCAGTCCATCGCGCGATCGATCAACACGTCCTCGACGGTCATCATGACCCTCATCTGGCTGATCGCCATCGGTTCGGCGACAACAGACCTGAAGTTCTTCAACTACGTCATGCTCTTCGGCATCATCTCGGGAACGTACTCCTCGATCTGGAACGCAAGCCCGATCCTCTATGTGATCGACCGCTGGCTGGCCAAGACGCGCGGCGAGCAGAGCACGCTGCTCGGCATCGCGGCGCACGAACTGGCACGGGCCAAGGTCATGGCGCAGGACCAAGACCGGCGTACGAGGGCGCAGTCCGCAGAGGAGCAGTACGGCACGATCAAACGCCGCAGCGGGACCCAGCAGCGCAAGGGCGAACAGCACCTGGACGACTAGCCTCTTAGCCCCTCCCTCGTTTTGGTTCGTAAATGAGGGAGGGGTTGGGGAGGGAGACCGTTGCGCCAATGCCGCACAATTCTTGCCTCCCGCAGCGGGGTAGCCTCTTCTCCCAATGAGCCTCCTTACAGGACTTGACCGCCTGGTGGTTTGCGACTTCCAGAAGCTTACTGGCAAGACGATCGGCGTCGTCTGCAACCAGGCCACCGTCAATTCCGGGCTCACCCACTTCCTCGACCTCTTGCTCCCTTTGCACCGCCAGGGCAAGCTCAAGGTCGCCGCCGTCTTTGGCCCCCAGCACGGCCCTTGGGGCGTGCAGCAAGACAACATGATCGAGTGGGAGGGCGGCGTCGATGCTCGGACCGGCCTTCCTTTCTATTCCCTCTATGGTGAGCGCCGGGAACCGAAGCCGGAATGGTTGGCCGGGCTTGATCTGCTGGCCTTGGACCTTCCCGACATCGGCAGCCGGTACTACACGTTCATCTGGACCCTCGCGCTGTGCATGAAAGCTTGTGAGTCTCTGGGACTGCCGATCTTGGTGCTTGATCGGCCGAACCCTCTGGGAGGCATCGAGGTGGAGGGGACCGTGGGGCGGCAGGAGTTCGCCAGCTTCGTGGGGCTGCACCCGCTGCCCATGCGCCACGGGATGACTTTGGGCGAGATCGCCCGGTACCTGCAATCAGAGTTCTATCCGAGGTCGGTGGTCGAAGTTCTGTCGTTGGAGGGCTGGGACCGTGCGATGCAGTTTGAGGACTTTGGGTCGAACTGGGTCATGCCGTCGCCGAACATGCCATCCATCGAAACCGCCCGCGTGTATCCCGGCATGTGCCTGCTGGAGGGCACGAAACTGAGCGAGGGAAGGGGAACGACGCGCCCATTCGAGATCTTCGGCGCACCGGGTTTCGATGGATGGAAGCTGGCCGAAGAGCTCGACGGCCTAGGCCTGTTGGGGTGTCTGTTCAGGCCGATGTCATTCCAACCGACGTTCCA
This genomic stretch from Armatimonadota bacterium harbors:
- the secD gene encoding protein translocase subunit SecD; amino-acid sequence: MRSRSYLFLFIVLGLAGLSGWLYTTQKARMGLDVTGGVQLTYRMKLEELTDEQRKTLNMDLMERILAQRIQGALGVVDGTVQRKGTDQWVIELPGFTDIKEAESLLGSTAKLQYFHAKTVSTVHAQRRYESDREKFTYNGGPAERFVIRATGKTIEPSMPEYKEMIKSWGTPILQGAELASAKAQQNGIGKYIPQLNFTKEGGEKMQRWCYIHQNKGENLAAVLDGVVLNIAPLKDGAVIKESGVIEGEFDATYVTKLVSLLNAGALPVSLEKLHSATVDPTIGKHALEKIITAGQVAFGVIGAFLVVYYVFPGLVALTALLLYILFTLTALKLIGATFSLAAIAGFILSVGMAVDANILVFERLKEELRAGKTLQASIDLGFRRALPAIFDSNACTILTSLVLLALGTGPVKGFATTLIIGVAISLFTAVTVTRLLLNFLVGSGLGANPKWYGLSRQWFGEHLEAGAMHKPLAIVEKRNWFFAISILTIIPGAIALAMGGIKPNVEFSGGYTAKFNNASKHLTMNQVQSSLEAGGIKGTNIRIGNDGIVDFLEVTAPGQAIGDKTDEAKAKVASASGYEPSEIIEFTEVGPMVQAETVRNAILGVIYSAALIVLYLGIRFGFALGGFAIGLRFSVAAIGAMLHDVLVVLGLAAIFGMAMGWEISSLFITAMLTMIGFSTHDTIVIFDRIRENLRRHLPGEDIGNLINKSITQSIARSINTSSTVIMTLIWLIAIGSATTDLKFFNYVMLFGIISGTYSSIWNASPILYVIDRWLAKTRGEQSTLLGIAAHELARAKVMAQDQDRRTRAQSAEEQYGTIKRRSGTQQRKGEQHLDD
- a CDS encoding DUF1343 domain-containing protein; the encoded protein is MSLLTGLDRLVVCDFQKLTGKTIGVVCNQATVNSGLTHFLDLLLPLHRQGKLKVAAVFGPQHGPWGVQQDNMIEWEGGVDARTGLPFYSLYGERREPKPEWLAGLDLLALDLPDIGSRYYTFIWTLALCMKACESLGLPILVLDRPNPLGGIEVEGTVGRQEFASFVGLHPLPMRHGMTLGEIARYLQSEFYPRSVVEVLSLEGWDRAMQFEDFGSNWVMPSPNMPSIETARVYPGMCLLEGTKLSEGRGTTRPFEIFGAPGFDGWKLAEELDGLGLLGCLFRPMSFQPTFQKFAGQACQGAFLHVTDRMAFRPVLTAVAALQACLRQWPKGSSFWRKPPYEYEFEKLPFDILAGNAWLREAIEAQTPLIEITERMRAECAAFEPQRQRALAIGESRS